GCGTGGATGCTGCAGGAAAGGGGCGATGTTCTCTTTGCTGCCGGTGAAGTAGTTGTCCAGCGAGAGCACTTCATGCCCCTGCCCCAGCAGCGCTTCACACAAATGCGAGCCTAAAAACCCCGCTCCCCCGGTTACCAAAATACGCATACAAAACTCCTGACGTGAGGTCTCCAAAATACCAGACACGTCTGAAAAAGGTCAAGCCGAAAACCAGCCAATCGGCAAATAGGAGCCGGACCGCTAAGAGGCGCCCCGACCGGCCAGAACTACCAAAATTGTCTTAATGAATATTTTAAAGTCGAGCTTGAGCGACCAGTTGTCGATATAGTGGAGGTCTAGCTCCATCCACTTTTTGAAGTCGGTGATCTTGCTCCGGCCATTGATCTGCCAGAGACAGGTCAGCCCCGGCTTCATCGAAAGCCGGC
The Candidatus Manganitrophaceae bacterium DNA segment above includes these coding regions:
- a CDS encoding NAD-dependent epimerase/dehydratase family protein, which gives rise to MRILVTGGAGFLGSHLCEALLGQGHEVLSLDNYFTGSKENIAPFLQHPR